In one Pseudomonas tensinigenes genomic region, the following are encoded:
- a CDS encoding ABC transporter ATP-binding protein gives MLRVENVFKSYLTPQGPLPVLQGVDLTLESGSSLALMGESGSGKSTLLHLVAGLDKVDSGSIRSGEHRLEGMNEAQLANWRRTEIGLVFQQFNLIGSLRVEDNLAFQARLAGRHEPRWQAHLVQRLGLGDLLKRYPEQLSGGQQQRVALGRALASQPKLLLADEPTGSLDEATSDEVLRLLLELLDDTPTTLLMVTHSPRVAARLAQRVVLSSGRLT, from the coding sequence ATGCTTCGTGTTGAAAACGTCTTCAAAAGCTATCTCACCCCGCAAGGCCCATTGCCGGTGCTGCAAGGTGTCGACCTGACGCTGGAATCCGGCAGCAGCCTGGCACTGATGGGCGAATCTGGCAGCGGCAAAAGCACATTGCTGCACCTAGTGGCCGGGCTCGACAAGGTCGACAGCGGCAGCATCCGCAGTGGCGAGCATCGACTTGAAGGCATGAATGAAGCGCAACTGGCCAACTGGCGGCGCACGGAAATCGGTCTGGTGTTCCAGCAGTTCAACCTGATCGGCAGTTTGCGTGTCGAGGACAATCTGGCCTTTCAGGCGCGTCTGGCCGGGCGCCATGAGCCGCGTTGGCAGGCGCATTTGGTGCAGCGTCTGGGCTTGGGTGATTTGCTCAAGCGTTATCCCGAGCAACTTTCCGGAGGCCAACAGCAGCGGGTCGCGTTGGGTCGGGCGCTGGCCTCGCAGCCGAAATTGCTGTTGGCCGATGAGCCCACCGGTAGCCTCGACGAAGCCACCAGCGACGAAGTCCTGCGGTTGTTGCTGGAATTGCTCGATGACACGCCAACCACTTTGTTGATGGTCACCCACAGCCCGCGAGTCGCGGCCCGATTGGCGCAGCGAGTGGTGTTGTCCAGTGGACGGCTGACGTGA